A window of the Aeromicrobium phoceense genome harbors these coding sequences:
- the gatB gene encoding Asp-tRNA(Asn)/Glu-tRNA(Gln) amidotransferase subunit GatB, giving the protein MSTTATKLVPFDEALSRYQPVMGLEVHVELNTASKMFCGCSTEFGAEPNTQICPVCLGLPGALPVVNAKAVESAIRIGLALNCEIAEWCRFARKNYFYPDMPKNFQTSQYDEPIAFEGYVDLDVDGETYRIEIERAHMEEDTGKSLHVGGSTGRIHGAEYSLLDYNRAGIPLIEVVTKTIEVPGDKAPAVARAYVNYLRDLMVALDVSDARMDQGSLRADVNLSLKPLDSDKLGTRSETKNVNSFRSVERAVRYEIGRHAGILDAGGSVVQETRHFHESDGSTSAGREKSDADDYRYFPEPDLAPVAPDRAWVDQLRGTLPEPPAERRKRLQAEWGFSDLDMRDTVGAGALDLVAETIAAGATPQAARKWWLGELARTANERGTDVTALAITPAQVAQIQGLIDAKRINDKLARQVFEGVLVGEGEPEEVVAARGLEVVSDDGALGDAVDRAIANDPDAAQKIRDGKQAAAGALIGFVMKEMRGQADAGRVRELILEKLS; this is encoded by the coding sequence ATGAGCACCACCGCCACGAAGCTCGTCCCGTTCGACGAGGCGCTCAGCCGCTACCAGCCGGTGATGGGCCTGGAGGTCCACGTCGAGCTGAACACCGCCTCGAAGATGTTCTGCGGCTGCTCCACCGAGTTCGGCGCCGAGCCCAACACGCAGATCTGCCCCGTGTGCCTGGGCCTGCCCGGCGCACTGCCGGTCGTGAACGCCAAGGCCGTGGAGTCGGCGATCCGGATCGGCCTCGCGCTGAACTGCGAGATCGCCGAGTGGTGCCGCTTCGCGCGGAAGAACTACTTCTACCCGGACATGCCGAAGAACTTCCAGACGTCGCAGTACGACGAGCCGATCGCGTTCGAGGGCTACGTCGACCTGGACGTCGACGGCGAGACGTACCGCATCGAGATCGAGCGCGCGCACATGGAGGAGGACACGGGCAAGTCGCTGCACGTCGGCGGCAGCACCGGCCGGATCCACGGCGCCGAGTACTCGCTGCTGGACTACAACCGCGCGGGCATCCCGCTGATCGAGGTCGTCACCAAGACGATCGAGGTCCCCGGCGACAAGGCGCCGGCCGTCGCCCGCGCCTACGTCAACTACCTGCGTGATCTGATGGTCGCGCTCGACGTCTCCGACGCCCGGATGGACCAGGGCTCGCTGCGCGCCGACGTCAACCTCTCGCTCAAGCCGCTCGACAGCGACAAGCTGGGCACGCGCTCGGAGACGAAGAACGTGAACTCGTTCCGCTCGGTCGAGCGCGCCGTCCGCTACGAGATCGGCCGTCACGCCGGCATCCTCGACGCCGGAGGATCGGTGGTCCAGGAGACGCGTCACTTCCACGAGTCCGACGGCTCCACTTCGGCCGGTCGCGAGAAGTCCGACGCTGACGACTACCGCTACTTCCCCGAGCCGGACCTCGCTCCGGTCGCCCCCGACCGCGCCTGGGTCGACCAGCTGCGCGGCACCCTGCCCGAGCCGCCCGCCGAGCGCCGCAAGCGCCTGCAGGCCGAGTGGGGCTTCAGCGACCTGGACATGCGCGACACGGTCGGCGCCGGTGCGCTTGACCTCGTCGCCGAGACCATCGCGGCGGGCGCCACGCCGCAGGCCGCGCGGAAGTGGTGGCTGGGCGAGCTGGCCCGTACCGCCAACGAGCGCGGCACCGACGTCACCGCGCTCGCGATCACGCCGGCGCAGGTCGCGCAGATCCAGGGCCTCATCGACGCCAAGCGGATCAACGACAAGCTGGCCCGCCAGGTCTTCGAGGGGGTGCTGGTCGGCGAGGGTGAGCCCGAGGAGGTCGTCGCCGCCCGCGGCCTCGAGGTCGTGTCCGACGACGGTGCGCTCGGCGACGCCGTCGACCGCGCCATCGCCAACGACCCCGACGCGGCACAGAAGATCCGCGACGGCAAGCAGGCCGCCGCCGGTGCGCTGATCGGGTTCGTGATGAAGGAGATGCGCGGCCAGGCCGACGCCGGCCGCGTCCGCGAGCTCATCCTCGAGAAGCTGTCCTGA
- a CDS encoding DUF1540 domain-containing protein: MNVQELPPVHDCAVEGCSYNADHECHAGAINITGAEAGCGTFIDISISGGLPTATAMVGACHRTDCTHNDALECHADSIRVGPGADVADCLTYQVA, from the coding sequence ATGAACGTCCAGGAACTGCCACCCGTCCACGACTGCGCCGTCGAAGGCTGCTCGTACAACGCCGATCACGAGTGCCACGCCGGAGCGATCAACATCACCGGGGCCGAGGCCGGCTGCGGCACGTTCATCGACATCAGCATCTCCGGTGGCCTGCCCACCGCGACCGCGATGGTCGGCGCGTGCCACCGGACCGACTGCACCCACAACGACGCGCTGGAGTGTCACGCGGACTCGATCCGCGTCGGGCCGGGCGCCGACGTGGCGGACTGCCTGACCTACCAGGTGGCCTGA
- a CDS encoding pyridoxamine 5'-phosphate oxidase family protein gives MTTHDDQTQTVTAIMRDTRIAVLTYVSQEGALVSTPMGTQDFEHPGTTWFLTERSSEKVRALEADPRVNVAYASDAGWVSLSGTAHVEQNRGKVEDLWDTSAGAFMSGGPEDADNIALRIDATTAEYWESSGKVAAAVQFVKGLVSDSQPDLGDNDTIRL, from the coding sequence ATGACCACTCATGACGACCAGACCCAGACCGTCACGGCGATCATGCGCGACACCCGGATCGCCGTGCTGACCTACGTCTCGCAGGAGGGCGCCCTCGTGTCCACCCCGATGGGCACGCAGGACTTCGAGCACCCCGGCACCACGTGGTTCCTCACCGAGCGCAGCAGCGAGAAGGTGCGAGCACTCGAGGCGGACCCCCGCGTGAACGTGGCCTACGCGAGCGACGCCGGGTGGGTCTCGCTCAGCGGCACCGCCCACGTCGAGCAGAACCGCGGCAAGGTCGAGGACCTCTGGGACACCTCCGCCGGCGCCTTCATGTCCGGCGGGCCCGAGGACGCCGACAACATCGCGCTGCGCATCGACGCCACCACGGCCGAGTACTGGGAGTCTTCGGGCAAGGTCGCCGCGGCCGTCCAGTTCGTGAAGGGCCTCGTCAGCGACTCGCAGCCCGACCTCGGCGACAACGACACCATTCGGCTCTGA
- a CDS encoding dihydrofolate reductase family protein translates to MGQVVMYSSVSVDGFIADENDEPGTLFDWLTSGDVPLDDSGLLKVSQASHDYVRPYWDQIGVTIAGRHVFDLTDGWDGTPPSGIEHVVVVTHRPPPEGWDSSAPFHFVDGVEAAVAKAQELAGDRWVEVASGDVGGQVLAAGLVDEVRMDVVTVVFGSGKRYFGSVDAQHLLEDPDVVIQGERVLHLRYRVRR, encoded by the coding sequence GTGGGCCAGGTCGTGATGTACAGCTCGGTGTCGGTGGACGGCTTCATCGCCGACGAGAACGACGAGCCCGGGACGCTGTTCGACTGGTTGACCAGCGGCGACGTCCCGCTGGATGACAGCGGACTCCTCAAGGTGTCGCAGGCTTCCCATGACTACGTCCGGCCGTACTGGGACCAGATCGGGGTGACGATCGCCGGCCGTCACGTCTTCGACCTGACGGACGGGTGGGACGGGACGCCTCCGAGCGGCATCGAGCACGTGGTCGTCGTGACGCACCGGCCGCCGCCCGAGGGCTGGGACTCCAGCGCGCCGTTCCACTTCGTCGACGGCGTCGAGGCAGCGGTGGCCAAGGCGCAGGAGCTCGCGGGCGACCGCTGGGTCGAGGTGGCCTCGGGCGACGTTGGCGGCCAGGTGCTCGCTGCTGGTCTGGTCGACGAGGTGCGCATGGACGTCGTGACCGTCGTGTTCGGTTCGGGCAAGCGCTACTTCGGGTCGGTCGACGCGCAGCACCTGCTGGAGGACCCGGACGTGGTCATCCAGGGCGAGCGTGTGCTCCACCTGCGCTACCGGGTGCGCCGATGA
- a CDS encoding MMPL family transporter → MSNLLYRLGRSAATRPWIAIGAWVVLAVVVVTSSVAFGRDLEESFEAPGLDSHQAAELLAKAQADEGGVTAHVVLEAEDAAAQLPPVEASLEALPRVVGTSSDVSPEGTVALVRVQYPAIEHLDASDLENLKDAVADLRDDSSVTLETGGDLFFAFEEAPTGLGEVAGIVVAMVVLLIAFGSFVAMGLPIGMALFGLVIGATSMKLVTYLVDIPAWAPQLAAMVGLGVGIDYALFMVTRHRENLALGMPVAEAVGRALATAGQAVIFAGGTVVVAILGLLFAGIPFVTGGGIAISAMVLVMVLASITLLPALLGLVGHRINGRRRRPHQPSTGWYRWGAHVTRNATAYLVGGAVLMVSLATPVLALNLGFPDDGTKPESRTERRAYDLIADGFGPGANGPLVIAVDTSRDVSVVAPLAAAMAADPGIASVGEPIIDPTAGVATLVAQPTTSPQDEATQETVARLRSEVIPTVLDGTEATAHVGGQTATFADLGERVQERMPRFVAAVLVLSFLLLTLLFRSVLVPLKAVLLNLLSVGAAYGVLVMVFQWGWAASLIGVESTVPIVSFIPLFMFAILFGLSMDYEVFLLSRVREEYRRHGDNTRAVIAGIAGTGRTITAAALIMVAVFSGFVLGSDPVVKMMGVGLATAIFLDATVVRLVLVPATMKLLGDANWWLPGWLDRLLPELDHTWEETPAEEAAGLQPRVP, encoded by the coding sequence ATGTCGAATCTCCTCTACCGGCTCGGCCGGTCCGCTGCCACCCGACCCTGGATCGCCATCGGCGCCTGGGTCGTCCTCGCAGTCGTCGTCGTCACCTCCTCGGTCGCCTTCGGGCGCGATCTCGAGGAGAGCTTCGAGGCACCCGGCCTCGACTCCCACCAGGCCGCCGAGCTGCTCGCCAAGGCCCAGGCCGACGAGGGCGGAGTCACCGCCCACGTCGTGCTCGAGGCCGAGGACGCCGCGGCGCAGCTGCCGCCGGTGGAGGCCTCCCTCGAGGCGCTTCCCCGTGTCGTCGGGACGAGCAGCGACGTCTCGCCCGAGGGCACGGTCGCTCTGGTGCGCGTGCAGTACCCGGCGATCGAGCACCTCGATGCCTCCGACCTGGAGAACCTCAAGGACGCCGTCGCCGACCTGCGTGACGACTCGTCAGTGACGCTGGAGACCGGAGGCGACCTGTTCTTCGCGTTCGAGGAGGCGCCCACCGGGCTCGGCGAGGTGGCGGGGATCGTCGTCGCGATGGTCGTCCTGCTGATCGCCTTCGGCTCCTTCGTGGCGATGGGGCTGCCGATCGGGATGGCGCTGTTCGGCCTGGTCATCGGCGCCACCTCGATGAAGCTGGTGACGTACCTGGTCGACATCCCCGCGTGGGCGCCGCAGCTCGCGGCCATGGTGGGGCTCGGCGTCGGCATCGACTACGCGCTGTTCATGGTCACCCGGCACCGCGAGAACCTGGCCCTGGGGATGCCGGTCGCCGAGGCGGTCGGCCGGGCCCTGGCCACCGCGGGACAGGCCGTGATCTTCGCGGGTGGCACGGTCGTCGTGGCGATCCTCGGGCTGCTCTTCGCGGGCATCCCGTTCGTGACGGGCGGTGGAATCGCCATCTCCGCGATGGTGCTCGTGATGGTGCTCGCGTCGATCACCCTGCTGCCGGCACTGCTCGGACTGGTGGGGCACCGGATCAACGGCCGCCGGCGCAGGCCCCACCAGCCGAGCACCGGCTGGTACCGCTGGGGTGCTCACGTGACCCGCAACGCGACGGCGTACCTCGTCGGCGGAGCCGTCCTCATGGTCTCCTTGGCCACGCCCGTTCTCGCGCTGAACCTGGGATTCCCCGACGACGGGACCAAGCCCGAGTCGAGGACCGAGCGCCGGGCCTACGACCTCATCGCCGACGGGTTCGGCCCCGGCGCCAACGGACCGCTGGTGATCGCGGTCGACACCTCCCGCGACGTGTCCGTCGTGGCACCGCTGGCCGCTGCGATGGCGGCCGATCCCGGCATCGCCTCGGTCGGCGAGCCGATCATCGATCCCACCGCGGGCGTGGCGACCCTGGTGGCGCAGCCCACCACGTCGCCCCAGGACGAAGCCACCCAGGAGACCGTCGCGAGGCTCCGCAGCGAGGTCATCCCGACGGTGCTCGACGGCACCGAGGCCACCGCCCACGTCGGCGGTCAGACCGCCACCTTCGCCGACCTCGGTGAGCGGGTGCAGGAGCGGATGCCGCGCTTCGTGGCTGCCGTGCTGGTGCTGTCGTTCCTCCTGCTCACCCTGCTGTTCCGGTCGGTCCTGGTGCCGCTGAAGGCGGTGCTGCTGAACCTGCTGAGCGTCGGCGCGGCGTACGGGGTGCTCGTCATGGTCTTCCAGTGGGGCTGGGCGGCCAGCCTGATCGGCGTGGAGTCGACGGTGCCGATCGTGTCGTTCATCCCGCTGTTCATGTTCGCGATCCTGTTCGGGCTCTCGATGGACTACGAGGTGTTCCTGCTGTCGCGGGTGCGCGAGGAGTACCGGCGCCACGGCGACAACACCCGCGCGGTCATCGCCGGGATCGCCGGGACCGGGCGCACCATCACCGCGGCCGCGCTGATCATGGTGGCGGTCTTCTCGGGCTTCGTCCTGGGCAGCGACCCGGTGGTGAAGATGATGGGAGTCGGACTGGCCACGGCGATCTTCCTCGACGCGACCGTCGTCCGCCTGGTGCTCGTCCCGGCCACGATGAAGCTCCTCGGCGACGCCAACTGGTGGCTGCCGGGGTGGCTGGACCGGCTGCTGCCGGAGCTGGACCACACGTGGGAGGAGACGCCGGCGGAGGAAGCGGCAGGCCTCCAGCCCCGCGTGCCCTAG
- a CDS encoding histidine kinase, whose product MLPAFIRSILAEPRAPDPPARVWWDWVLVGALLVTAAGEAIFRSDVPVRPLSTVVAFLVIPVLLWRRTHPLLATAVGFGGAMVLHLPFILDGIRDAGLYSMIAVLLFPYALYRWASGREALIGTAIVAVPVVFGLAASQTLGDLIGGTTVVVASFALGAAMRYRAVAHQREVQQVRTLERGELARELHDTVAHHVSAIAIQAQAGRAVAANDPTLAVEALAVIEAEASRTLHEMRTMVRVLRDGAGADAEPADFAPQRGIGDLDELTRMSPLVQVHGGGDLAGLPLPVEVAVYRICQESVTNAIRHALNPTAVTVEVTGDAGVVRLRVHDDGEAARPANTGGYGLLGMAERAKLLGGTCEAGPDPAGGWTVEATLPREVPQ is encoded by the coding sequence GTGCTCCCCGCCTTCATCCGCTCGATCCTTGCCGAGCCCCGCGCCCCGGACCCGCCGGCACGGGTCTGGTGGGACTGGGTCTTGGTCGGAGCCCTGCTGGTCACGGCCGCGGGTGAGGCGATCTTCCGCTCCGACGTACCGGTGCGGCCGTTGTCCACCGTGGTCGCGTTCCTGGTCATTCCGGTCCTGCTCTGGCGGCGCACCCATCCACTCCTGGCCACCGCGGTCGGCTTCGGCGGCGCGATGGTGCTGCACCTCCCGTTCATCCTCGACGGCATCCGCGATGCCGGGCTCTACTCCATGATCGCCGTCCTGCTGTTCCCGTACGCCCTCTACCGCTGGGCTTCCGGCCGCGAGGCCCTGATCGGCACGGCGATCGTCGCCGTGCCGGTCGTCTTCGGTCTCGCGGCCAGCCAGACCCTCGGGGACCTGATCGGTGGCACCACCGTGGTGGTCGCGTCCTTCGCCCTCGGGGCCGCGATGCGCTACCGCGCGGTGGCGCACCAGCGCGAGGTGCAGCAGGTCCGGACCCTCGAGCGCGGTGAGCTCGCCCGCGAGCTGCACGACACCGTCGCGCACCACGTGTCGGCCATCGCGATCCAGGCCCAGGCGGGACGGGCGGTGGCTGCCAACGACCCGACTCTGGCGGTCGAGGCGCTGGCCGTGATCGAGGCGGAGGCGTCGCGCACCCTGCACGAGATGCGCACGATGGTCCGCGTGCTGCGTGACGGCGCGGGCGCCGACGCGGAGCCGGCCGACTTCGCACCGCAGCGGGGCATCGGCGACCTGGACGAGCTGACCCGGATGAGCCCACTGGTGCAGGTGCACGGCGGAGGCGACCTCGCGGGCCTGCCGCTCCCGGTGGAGGTGGCGGTCTACCGGATCTGTCAGGAGTCGGTCACCAACGCGATCCGGCATGCGCTGAACCCCACGGCGGTCACGGTGGAGGTCACCGGCGACGCCGGCGTCGTACGGTTGCGTGTGCACGATGACGGAGAGGCGGCCCGCCCCGCGAACACCGGGGGCTACGGCCTGCTCGGCATGGCTGAGCGAGCGAAGCTGCTCGGCGGCACCTGTGAGGCCGGCCCCGACCCGGCCGGCGGCTGGACCGTCGAGGCGACCCTGCCGCGCGAGGTGCCCCAGTGA
- a CDS encoding response regulator: MTGSATIRVVVADDQLLVRTGLTMILNAQPGIEVIGEATDGHEAVAAARELRPDVCLFDIRMPGIDGVEATRQLAGPGVEDPMAIVIITTFDLDEYIHGALKAGARGFLLKDAGPELLVQAIHAAANGDALISPDITRRLLTTLAGLERTSKPAQPIEPLTEREEEVLLTVARGRTNAEIADELHISLSTVKTHVGALMNKLGARNRVEVAMWAYETKRVKG, translated from the coding sequence GTGACCGGTTCTGCGACCATCCGTGTGGTGGTCGCCGACGACCAGCTCCTCGTCCGCACCGGCCTCACCATGATCCTCAACGCGCAGCCAGGGATCGAGGTGATCGGCGAGGCGACCGACGGTCACGAGGCGGTGGCCGCGGCACGCGAGCTGCGTCCCGACGTCTGCCTCTTCGACATCCGGATGCCCGGCATCGACGGCGTCGAGGCCACCCGCCAGCTCGCCGGGCCGGGCGTCGAGGACCCCATGGCCATCGTGATCATCACGACCTTCGACCTCGACGAGTACATCCACGGCGCCCTCAAGGCCGGCGCCCGCGGCTTCCTCCTCAAGGACGCCGGACCCGAGCTGCTCGTCCAGGCGATCCACGCCGCCGCGAACGGCGACGCGCTCATCTCACCCGACATCACTCGCCGCCTGCTCACCACGCTGGCCGGGCTGGAGCGAACCTCCAAGCCGGCCCAGCCGATCGAGCCGCTCACCGAACGCGAGGAGGAGGTGCTGCTCACCGTCGCCCGCGGCCGCACCAACGCCGAGATCGCCGATGAGCTGCACATCAGCCTGAGCACGGTGAAGACCCACGTCGGCGCGCTGATGAACAAGCTCGGCGCCCGCAACCGCGTCGAGGTCGCGATGTGGGCCTACGAGACGAAGCGCGTCAAGGGGTAG
- a CDS encoding helix-turn-helix domain-containing protein, which yields MTDISDDTSRVLDGVGPRLRALRTARGATLADLSADTGISTSTLSRLESGQRKPTLELLLALSRVHQVPLDELVDAPETGDPRVRAKPIVRHGRTFIPLTRRPGGVQAFKIVIPPHDPPEPYRPQVHDGYEWIYVLSGRLHLVLDRREIDLGPGEVVEFDTRTPHVVANRGDIPAEVIGLFGPQGERMHIRSGQ from the coding sequence ATGACCGACATCTCGGACGACACGAGTCGCGTCCTCGACGGCGTGGGCCCGCGGTTGCGGGCTCTGCGCACCGCACGCGGGGCGACTCTCGCCGATCTCTCCGCCGACACGGGCATCTCGACGAGCACGCTCTCGCGACTCGAGTCCGGGCAGCGAAAGCCGACCCTCGAGCTCCTGCTGGCGCTGTCTCGGGTACACCAGGTGCCGCTCGACGAGCTCGTCGATGCGCCCGAGACCGGCGATCCCCGGGTGCGCGCGAAGCCGATCGTCCGCCACGGGCGGACCTTCATCCCCCTGACGCGTCGGCCCGGCGGAGTGCAGGCCTTCAAGATCGTCATCCCCCCGCACGACCCGCCTGAGCCGTACCGACCTCAGGTCCACGATGGGTACGAGTGGATCTACGTCCTCTCAGGTCGACTACACCTTGTCCTGGATCGACGCGAGATCGACCTCGGTCCCGGCGAGGTCGTGGAGTTCGACACCCGCACGCCCCACGTCGTCGCCAACCGTGGCGACATCCCCGCCGAGGTGATCGGCCTGTTCGGCCCCCAGGGCGAACGCATGCACATTCGCTCCGGACAGTGA
- a CDS encoding class I SAM-dependent methyltransferase, giving the protein MTDSHDHDDHQQDAPDYFEQPGWDKRYAGSEKVWSGQPNPQLVAEVSALNPGTALDLGCGEGGDVIWLAQQGWTVTGADFSAQGLDRAARHAEEAGVADRTSWWQVDARTFDAGSRRFDLVTTHFLHPGGSMVDVVRRLATAVAPGGHLLVVGHAPSETFAQLSAEQFRAMWHAEDLLPALDDSFEPVVVEERPRVVERDGKTVEIGDATLLARRVGLDG; this is encoded by the coding sequence ATGACCGACTCACACGACCACGATGACCACCAGCAGGACGCCCCGGACTACTTCGAGCAGCCCGGCTGGGACAAGCGGTACGCCGGGTCCGAGAAGGTCTGGAGCGGCCAGCCCAACCCCCAGCTCGTCGCGGAGGTCAGCGCTCTGAACCCCGGCACTGCGCTGGATCTGGGATGTGGTGAGGGTGGCGACGTCATCTGGCTGGCGCAGCAGGGATGGACCGTCACCGGCGCCGACTTCTCAGCTCAGGGACTTGACCGTGCCGCCCGGCACGCGGAGGAGGCGGGCGTGGCAGACCGAACCAGTTGGTGGCAGGTCGACGCTCGCACGTTCGACGCCGGGAGTCGCCGGTTCGATCTCGTGACCACTCACTTCCTGCACCCCGGGGGCTCGATGGTCGACGTCGTGCGGCGCCTCGCCACGGCGGTCGCGCCCGGTGGACACCTGCTCGTCGTCGGGCACGCCCCGTCGGAGACCTTCGCTCAGCTCAGCGCCGAACAGTTCCGCGCCATGTGGCACGCCGAGGACCTTTTGCCTGCCCTCGACGACAGCTTTGAGCCGGTGGTGGTCGAGGAACGTCCGCGCGTTGTCGAGCGCGACGGGAAGACCGTCGAGATCGGCGACGCGACACTACTGGCGCGGCGGGTCGGCCTCGACGGCTGA